The following coding sequences lie in one Paroedura picta isolate Pp20150507F chromosome 10, Ppicta_v3.0, whole genome shotgun sequence genomic window:
- the UBE2K gene encoding ubiquitin-conjugating enzyme E2 K isoform X2 has translation MTLRTVLLSLQALLAAAEPDDPQDAVVANQYKQNPEMFKQTARLWAHVYAGAPVSSPEYTKKIENLCAMGFDRNAVIVALSSKSWDVETATELLLSN, from the exons ATGACCCTAAGGACAGTGTTGTTATCACTGCAGGCACTCTTGGCAGCTGCAGAACCTGATGATCCACAAGATGCCGTTGTAGCCAATCAG TACAAACAAAATccagaaatgtttaaacagacaGCTCGACTTTGGGCGCATGTGTATGCTGGAGCACCAGTTTCTAGTCCAGAATACACCAAAAAGATAGAAAACCTTTGTGCTATGGGCTTCGATAGG AATGCAGTAATAGTGGCCTTGTCATCAAAATCTTGGGATGTAGAAACAGCAACAGAACTACTCCTGAGTAACTGA
- the UBE2K gene encoding ubiquitin-conjugating enzyme E2 K isoform X1 — translation MANIAVQRIKREFKEVLKSEETSKNQIKVDLVDENFTELRGEIAGPPDTPYEGGRYQLEIKIPETYPFNPPKVRFITKIWHPNISSVTGAICLDILKDQWAAAMTLRTVLLSLQALLAAAEPDDPQDAVVANQYKQNPEMFKQTARLWAHVYAGAPVSSPEYTKKIENLCAMGFDRNAVIVALSSKSWDVETATELLLSN, via the exons acgAGCAAAAATCAGATTAAAGTAGATCTTGTAGATGAGAATTTTACAGAACTAAGAGGAGAAATAGCAGGACCTCCGGACACACCATATGAAG GAGGAAGATATCAACTAGAAATAAAAATACCAGAAACATATCCATTTAATCCTCCTAAG GTGCGGTTTATCACCAAAATATGGCATCCTAACATTAGCTCAGTCACTGGGGCTATATGCTTGGATATTCTAAAAGATCAATG GGCAGCAGCAATGACCCTAAGGACAGTGTTGTTATCACTGCAGGCACTCTTGGCAGCTGCAGAACCTGATGATCCACAAGATGCCGTTGTAGCCAATCAG TACAAACAAAATccagaaatgtttaaacagacaGCTCGACTTTGGGCGCATGTGTATGCTGGAGCACCAGTTTCTAGTCCAGAATACACCAAAAAGATAGAAAACCTTTGTGCTATGGGCTTCGATAGG AATGCAGTAATAGTGGCCTTGTCATCAAAATCTTGGGATGTAGAAACAGCAACAGAACTACTCCTGAGTAACTGA